One genomic segment of Scylla paramamosain isolate STU-SP2022 chromosome 9, ASM3559412v1, whole genome shotgun sequence includes these proteins:
- the LOC135103689 gene encoding uncharacterized protein LOC135103689 isoform X2 — MDKEHETVTGRDEDKARGAGEAEHWDNVNEGNKSDYSQAAGRSEAGNITTDSDDAVNFDLLRTLCRGRRHRNHSSSSSGCSCESCISHSDDSFFESDGGPPGGENTILRRLYMWLENAKLSWGFLVLGLLVVSVAFTVTVFAVAETTSSNLVSCHTVYWIYAPTRHAPRRPSHPPIYQVVGYESEFDSETYFDSDLESDGQYRRSLTPWQEVQDPHKRERRNIYTRKAWFRDLPVVWWELLPCTQQDL, encoded by the exons ATGGATAAGGAGCATGAAACGGTTACTGGCCGTGATGAGGACAAAGCACGGGGAGCAGGCGAGGCTGAACATTGGGACAATGTAAATGAAG GCAACAAAAGTGATTACTCGCAGGCCGCCGGCAGGAGCGAGGCAGGCAACATAACAACAGACTCAGATGACGCAGTCAATTTTGATCTACTGAGAACCTTATGTCGAGGTCGTCGTCATCGTAACcattcgtcatcatcatctggGTGTTCTTGTGAGTCATGCATCTCCCACAGCGACGATTCCTTTTTCGAGAGTGACGGAGGTCCaccaggaggagaaaataccaTCCTGCGACGCCTCTACATGTGGCTGGAAAACGCCAAATTGAG TTGGGGATTCTTGGTCCTCGGGCTGCTGGTGGTCAGCGTGGCATtcaccgtcaccgtctttgCAGTGGCTGAGACGACTAGCAGCAATCTTGTCAGCTGCCACACAGTGTACTGGAT CTACGCCCCAACCCGCCACGCACCACGAAGACCCAGCCACCCTCCTATCTACCAAGTAGTGGGTTATGAAAGTGAATTTGACTCAGAAACTTACTTCGATAGTGATCTGGAAAGTGACGGTCAATACCGGAGAAGTCTGACGCCTTGGCAGGAGGTGCAAGACCCGCATAAGAGGGAGCGTCGCAACATTTACACCAGAAAGGCGTGGTTCAGAGACTTGCCCGTGGTGTGGTGGGAGTTGCTGCCATGCACTCAACAGGATTTATAG
- the LOC135103689 gene encoding uncharacterized protein LOC135103689 isoform X1 — protein MDKEHETVTGRDEDKARGAGEAEHWDNVNEGNKSDYSQAAGRSEAGNITTDSDDAVNFDLLRTLCRGRRHRNHSSSSSGCSCESCISHSDDSFFESDGGPPGGENTILRRLYMWLENAKLSWGFLVLGLLVVSVAFTVTVFAVAETTSSNLVSCHTVYWMVPVVAVTTGVVIAWKTTQHLLLKRGYGRGDHIMERWNLIRVAQGKELVYSIRGAIYAPTRHAPRRPSHPPIYQVVGYESEFDSETYFDSDLESDGQYRRSLTPWQEVQDPHKRERRNIYTRKAWFRDLPVVWWELLPCTQQDL, from the exons ATGGATAAGGAGCATGAAACGGTTACTGGCCGTGATGAGGACAAAGCACGGGGAGCAGGCGAGGCTGAACATTGGGACAATGTAAATGAAG GCAACAAAAGTGATTACTCGCAGGCCGCCGGCAGGAGCGAGGCAGGCAACATAACAACAGACTCAGATGACGCAGTCAATTTTGATCTACTGAGAACCTTATGTCGAGGTCGTCGTCATCGTAACcattcgtcatcatcatctggGTGTTCTTGTGAGTCATGCATCTCCCACAGCGACGATTCCTTTTTCGAGAGTGACGGAGGTCCaccaggaggagaaaataccaTCCTGCGACGCCTCTACATGTGGCTGGAAAACGCCAAATTGAG TTGGGGATTCTTGGTCCTCGGGCTGCTGGTGGTCAGCGTGGCATtcaccgtcaccgtctttgCAGTGGCTGAGACGACTAGCAGCAATCTTGTCAGCTGCCACACAGTGTACTGGAT GGTACCCGTGGTGGCAGTCACAACTGGAGTTGTTATCGCTTGGAAGACTACACAACACCTACTCCTGAAACGAGGCTATGGCAGG GGAGATCACATTATGGAGCGCTGGAACCTAATCCGGGTTGCCCAAGGGAAGGAGCTGGTGTACTCAATACGGGGAGCGAT CTACGCCCCAACCCGCCACGCACCACGAAGACCCAGCCACCCTCCTATCTACCAAGTAGTGGGTTATGAAAGTGAATTTGACTCAGAAACTTACTTCGATAGTGATCTGGAAAGTGACGGTCAATACCGGAGAAGTCTGACGCCTTGGCAGGAGGTGCAAGACCCGCATAAGAGGGAGCGTCGCAACATTTACACCAGAAAGGCGTGGTTCAGAGACTTGCCCGTGGTGTGGTGGGAGTTGCTGCCATGCACTCAACAGGATTTATAG
- the LOC135103251 gene encoding uncharacterized protein LOC135103251 has translation MERSQEYENTARASPVCDPQEPRLAVISGRRLPCPGRARLKKIIQRVGSLNVGSMTGRSREVADVIKRRKINIFVSRRLDGEVIRPENCEMGTSFYSGANKEGRGVGVVLDGEWKKHIVSVNRCSDRVMSIKLMYIKVTINIISAYAPQVGCSIEEKEDFWKQMDVQIIGIGEEESSLGVI, from the coding sequence ATGGAGCGAAGTCAAGAGTATGAAAATACAGCTAGGGCCTCCCCTGTATGCGACCCGCAGGAGCCTCGCCTTGCTGTGATAAGTGGGAGAAGGCTACCGTGTCCTGGGCGGGCACGGCTAAAGAAGATAATCCAAAGAGTTGGTTCCTTAAATGTGGGGAGCATGACGGGAAGGAGTAGAGAAGTAGCGGATgtgataaagaggagaaaaattaacatCTTTGTGTCCAGGAGACTAGATGGCGAGGTAATAAGGCCAGAGAACTGCGAGATGGGTACAAGCTTTTACAGTGGagcaaacaaggaaggaagaggtgtgggaGTGGTATTGGATGGTGAGTGGAAGAAACACATTGTGAGTGTAAACAGGTGTAGTGACAGAGTAATGAGCATTAAGTTAATGTATATAAAAGTCACAATTAACATCATCAGTGCCTACGCACCACAAGTCGGATGTAGtattgaggagaaagaggattttTGGAAACAGATGGATGTACAAATCATTGGGATCGGTGAGGAAGAATCATCCTTGGGAGTGATCTGA
- the LOC135103252 gene encoding SCAN domain-containing protein 3-like: protein MSGAKKRKYSDEYIKYGFTVIERNGFHLPQCVICHTVLSNDALIPGRLERHLSTNHKALKENPKELFTAILHELNRMKLDSSSVFHQETWKLVEASYELSLLIAKAKKPHSVGETLVKPCLLSAANTVLGEESQRKLSKISLSDNTVKRRIDELSEDIKEQVLDKIKASRFFAIQCDESTDVAHLCQLLVYSRFVDEGTVKEEILFSAALETTAKAIDVFSKVDEFFQEHGLSWEKLVGVCTDGAPSMIGSRSGFVKLVKEKNPAVTGTHCVIHRQSLASKTLPSNLRSSLNLAIKVVNFVKNSSLNSRLFTALCSDLGTDYKTLLFHTEVRWLSKGNMLSRLYELKDEVEIFLQKQKQDKLYEAFREEDFQLSYLVDFFEAINNLNLKLQGRNTNIIAHSDVIRAFTEKIHLWKRKVQVGNFSSFSHLNELLSEKRNIEQYDVTKEVLSHLHSLAEEFMHYFPDVSMENSLWTLVQNPFNTDVELLLESLQEEAIDLKCDSSAKRDFETMKLEEFWVKYLPIYPKVGEEALRVILPFSSTYLCEAGFSALVVLKTKQRNRLDVENDLRCALSSFNPRISDLVRKKQQHPSH from the coding sequence ATGTCTggggcaaagaaaagaaagtattcAGATGAATATATCAAGTATGGCTTCACTGTTATAGAGAGGAATGGATTTCATCTCCCTCAGTGTGTCATATGCCATACAGTCCTCAGCAATGACGCCTTAATACCTGGTCGTCTGGAGCGACATTTGAGCACAAACCACAAAGCATTAAAAGAAAACCCAAAGGAGCTCTTCACAGCCATACTGCATGAGCTGAATCGTATGAAGCTGGACTCAAGCAGTGTTTTTCATCAAGAAACGTGGAAACTGGTGGAAGCATCTTACGAGCTGTCACTACTTATTGCAAAAGCAAAGAAGCCTCACTCTGTGGGGGAAACTCTTGTAAAACCCTGCCTTTTGAGTGCTGCAAATACTGTGCTTGgggaagaaagccaaagaaagTTATCAAAGATTTCCTTATCAGATAACACAGTGAAGCGTCGCATTGACGAACTTTCAGAAGACATAAAAGAACAAGTTTTGGACAAAATAAAAGCATCTCGCTTCTTTGCAATACAGTGCGATGAAAGTACTGATGTTGCTCACCTCTGCCAGCTGCTTGTTTATTCTCGATTCGTGGATGAAGGAACtgtgaaagaagaaattctttTCTCAGCAGCACTGGAGACAACAGCAAAGGCCATCGATGTTTTTTCAAAGGTTGATGAGTTTTTCCAAGAGCACGGTCTTTCATGGGAAAAATTAGTCGGTGTTTGTACTGATGGTGCCCCATCAATGATTGGATCTCGCTCTGGATTTGTGAagctggtgaaagaaaaaaatcctgctGTAACTGGGACTCACTGTGTTATCCACAGACAGTCATTAGCAAGCAAAACTCTGCCTAGTAATCTACGCAGTTCACTGAATTTGGCAATAAAAGTGGTGAATTTTGTAAAGAATAGCTCTTTGAATTCTAGGCTTTTCACAGCTCTTTGCTCAGATTTGGGCACTGATTACAAGACTCTCCTGTTTCACACCGAAGTCCGCTGGCTTTCCAAGGGAAACATGCTGAGTCGTCTTTACGAGCTCAAAGATGAAGTGGAAATTTTCTTGCAGAAGCAGAAACAAGACAAACTGTATGAAGCATTCAGAGAGGAAGACTTTCAGCTCTCATACCTTGTGGACTTTTTTGAGGCTATCAACAACCTCAATTTGAAGTTAcaaggaagaaacacaaacatcatTGCACACTCTGATGTGATCAGAGCTTTCACCGAAAAAATTCATCTTTGGAAACGAAAAGTACAAGTTGGGAACTTTTCATCGTTCTCACATCTGAATGAGCTCTTATCTGAGAAGAGAAACATTGAGCAGTATGACGTGACAAAAGAGGTTTTATCACATCTGCATTCCCTTGCTGAGGAATTTATGCACTATTTTCCAGATGTCTCAATGGAGAATTCTCTTTGGACATTGGTGCAGAATCCATTTAACACTGATGTGGAGTTGTTACTGGAATCACTGCAAGAGGAAGCCATCGATTTGAAATGTGACTCCAGCGCGAAAAGGGACTTTGAAACAATGAAGTTAGAAGAGTTTTGGGTGAAATATCTCCCCATTTACCCAAAAGTAGGTGAAGAAGCACTTCGTGtgattcttcccttttcttctacttatcTTTGTGAAGCAGGATTTTCAGCTCTTGTTGTTCTGAAAACAAAACAGCGCAACCGACTTGATGTAGAAAATGACTTGCGTTGTGCGCTGTCATCCTTCAATCCTAGAATTTCTGATCTtgtgaggaagaagcagcagcatccaTCTCACTAA